The Oncorhynchus gorbuscha isolate QuinsamMale2020 ecotype Even-year linkage group LG04, OgorEven_v1.0, whole genome shotgun sequence genome includes the window tttggttttctggattttttttctcattttgtctgtcatagttgaagtgtacctatgatgaaaattaaaggcctctctcatctttttaagtgggagaacttgcacaattggtggctgactaaatacttttttgccccactgtattagcCTTTAACATACTCTgctgtttatgattttgttgtcatggaggacttaTTGGTCTCATTGCTtggagttgaaaaataaatgctacTCTCAttgaatggcatgctttgagcactactgacgTGCTATTTGCATGTGAAAAATGTATTCCAAACGCTGCATTTGGTATAGCCCTTCGTGTAGCcaacaaaagcctattcctgctcttttcccacaatccatcaaacacatttggtgtgttagacgtctctgacttgtggtcagactcgctcaggcgGAACAAACTTACATTTACGACCTTTTTACCATACGGATTTGAAAGATATTCAGAAAACTGAAAAGGTGTCAGATTGCTTTCGCAaatatcctttctgaatttaagaGTAATCTTAGAAgtaatctagtttttcaaaagtatctttTCACAATATTATTGCTTGTGATATACCAGATTACAGTTAGTTTTTTATAATCAGTTACAAGTAAGAGATTAATCCGTTATTCCCCAACCCTGCTGTTCCGACCAGTTTGACATTTTGGCTGGTCTGATGCTGGCTTTTTCAGCAGGGTCAAAAGCACATCCAAATAAAAACAATGAACAATAAACGATGCTTGAAGACATCATCCAGTGTAGCCTGTATACCAAAATAAACAGATATTAAACACTAGTCTTATTTTAACACAGTGCTCATAAATCAGATGCACCCCAAGCCAGTATGAAACTATTAGTAGAGCCCTGATCATATCACTGTTGCTGTACTGAACACTAACTAATTAACtttgccccacccatctcttcctGGACCATCTGTCAGAAGTGATAATACCATCCACTTAATTGCATCTGCCTTCTTAGCGATGCACCATTAGCCGGCTATAAACCAGGGGTCCATTTTATTTCCATATGGAGCCCTTGATGGTCACAGCCACAGCACACGGAAGTCATTTTATTGGTACACGTTCCCAGGGATTAATACAATTCCACCCCCAAAAAAAATCAACATTCAAGTGACATCATTGGCCTCAGAATCCAGGAAGGGAACAGAGGTGGCTTCTCATTTCCTGGTTAAGGACTGATGAGAGGCAATGTCCCTGGAAAAGCCTTTTCTGATAATAGGGCCATTTGAAACTTTCACTTAATCCCCTCTCCAGTACTAGTCCTTAGTTACCATTCATATTTCAGTTCAAGTACACTGGCCTGAAGGATGAAATAGCTCTCACAGAATCAAAACCCCCAACTCGTTCTTGCATCCTTTCCCCTTTAGCAATGATATACAGTAGGTACTAAAGGCTAGATCTATTGACCCCAGCAGTAAAAGCTAGCTCTCAACAGGGAACAGGAATTGTGCCTCTGTGTGACTGGTTTAAGCCTGTTGCGTGGAAACAGCAATCCAGGTGATGCATCAGTCCATGGCAGGAAGCCAGAGGCAGATATCAGGGTCGGTGGAGGCTGATGGATGGAGCTGGAGAGCCAGCCAAACCAAGCCATTCACACTGCAATAAATGACATGTTTACAGCTGCCCATGGCTCTCTGCACTAGTGGACATTTCTTCTGGTGTCAGCAGCACATTATCATATTTAATCACCCCCAGTAACCTGAGCTAAATGGGGAGGAGATTGAAGTGACTATCGCTCTCGCTCTGTAAACACGATGTATATCACAAACAACAAAATCAAGATATTTACAGACCCGTTTATTAAGTTCTTTCAAACTGAGCTTTAAATTAAGAGTTTTTCaatagcattttatttgaattaaCTTTTACAATGACACGAGCTCTGAAAACAAATGGGTCTCCTGGTAGAAGCATGGAGGGGATCAGTTCATTACATGGCAGGCATGCACAATGAAAGTGCATGGTGTTTTCTGAAGCATAtcattctgtttttattttaagCATGGTTAACTAGAAAAATGTACAGCTGTGATCATACTTAAAATAAACGACCGATCATCAATGAGAAGAGGTACATAAAAGACGGACACCCTCACACAGGCACAAACTACTACAGCATGGATTTCAGTGAGAGAACATTGCTGGTTTCTCTAATCGACATCAACTGCGGACGTGGAGCTAAGAATAACGCTGTATTGCAGGTTGACATGAAAAACATTTGTACTTGAAAAGAAAAATATACGTAGAATGTTTCCACTAATGGTTAAGCAGGTGATTGATTAAAGAAAAAAAAGCAAAGCTGACACAGAATTGAGACAGCAAAAACTGGCCACGTAATATTCAATACAATTTAAAAGTAATTTCATGTAGCAAACTCCCCTATGGATTATACTGAAATGAATCAAACATTAGCATCCttgtacaaaaacaaaacaaatatggTAATAAAAACAAGAacagtgtaaatatatatatattcttattaaTGCCTAACTGTATTTACAAGGACATACTAGTTTGAAAGAATAACTGACCACTGACCCAACATACACCACAtaaccaaaagtatatggacagctgctcgtcgaacatctcattccaaaatcaagggCATGAATATGCAGttgttcccccctttgctgctataatagcgtCCACTCTTCTTGGAAGACAttgcactagatgttggaacattgctgcggagacttgcgtccattcagccacaagagcattagtaaagtcaggcactgatgttgggcgattaggcctggctcgcagtcgacaTTCCAatggtgttcaatggggttgaggtcagggttctgtgcaggccagtcaagttcttccacaccgatcttgacaaaccattcctgtatggacctcgctttgtgcacaggggcattgtcatgctgaaacaggaaagagccttccccaaactgttgctacaaagttggaagcacagaatagtgtagaatgtttgtatgctgtagcgttaatatttcccttcactggaactaaggggccatgcccgaaccatgaaaaacagcccagaccattattcctcctccaccaagctttacagttggcattatgcattggggcagatagcgttcttctggcatccgccaaacccagattagtctgcCGGACTGCCAGATGTGaatcgtgattcatcactccagagaacgcgtttccactgctccagagtccaatgggggcgagctttacaccactccagcagatgcttggcattgcgcatgttgAGTTTAGGCTTgagtgcggctgcttggccatggaaacccatttcatgaagctcccgacaaacagttattgtgctgacattgcttccagaggcagtttggaacttgatagtgaatgttgcaaccaaggaccGAGGATTtttacacacttcagcactcccattctgtgagcttgtgtgttctaccacttcacggctgagccgttgttgctcctagacatttccactttacaataacagcacttagagtTGACCGGGGCCACTCTAGCAGGTCAGAAATGTGATaaactgacttattggaaaggtggcatcctatgacggtgccacgttgaaagtcactgagctcttcagtaaggccattctactgctgatgtttgtctatgaagattacatggctgtgtgctcgattttattcaCCGGACAGCAACAGATGTGGATGAAATGGCCGAATCCACTTATTTGAAAGCatgcccacatacttttgtatatatagtgtatacaaTGTATGAATGTCCCTTGGTAATATATTCTCTGGAATTGGTCATTTATTATTGATTAACAAATACAACAGACATAATTCTAACTCTGATCCATCCATTTCATAATCCTTTCAATTCAATCCTGTCTGTTTCCCTTGTTCAGTGGAATGCTCAGAGTAGAGAAATTAGTGAGTGTTTCTTTCTCCTGCACTGTTTGACACAAACAGAAAGAAAATCCCAGCAATTCAAAGTGCCCTAAAAACATTTCCACCTCAACCACGAGCCAGCCTTCCTTTAGTTCTTGATGCCCTACCGGTCGGTTTAAACATTTCCGAAGTAAGCCCTTCACAATCTCCACTGGTGTGTTACGTAGTCTCTGGGAGGGTGGGAAATATCCATACCAGGCCAGTTGTGCAGAGGAGAACACAGGAAAAGGAATATTTGGTATTTGAGGGGAGTGAGGTATCAGCGCTTTTTGATGGCCACCCCGTTGGAGTGGGGAGGGAACTTTGGTAGGCAGGGCTCCTCAGCACCAGCATCGTGGGAGAAGACCGAGTCCTCGCCCGAGGAGCAGGTGGAGCTACGTGTGTCAGGGTAGCTGGGGGAATACTGGTCCAGAGGCACAGACAGCTCCAAGTACtcctgcaaacacacacagatggcaTTTATGAGAGAAGATTAGACACTGGCCAGAACAGTCATATCTGGCTTTGGATATCATTACTTTTACACCCACATACAGACAAGTGGCTTAAATGTGAAGTAAACACATTAACATTTTGCATTTACACTCTGTTGACTGTGTGAACTGCTGAGGTGTGCTCAAATGTGGGGACACACCTGATTGGACGTCATGGCCAGGGTGCGGTCCAGGTCTTCCACCAGCTGTTTGAACGTGGGCCGGTGAGAGGGAACAGCATGCCAGCAGTCCCTCATCATCATGTATCTTTGGGAGGGGTgagaaatgtagaaaatagagcgggagagaaggagagtgggaaAGGTAGATCATTCTGCTGCTGGTTTGTGTCAATATCTTTACTGCTGCGTCCCTGAGCCCCGGGGCAGCATCTTTACTGCTGCGTCCCTGAGCCCCGGGGCAGCATCTTTACTGCTGCGTCCCTGAGCTCCGGGACAGCATCTTTACTGCTGCGTCCCTGAGCTCCGGGACAGCATCTTTACTGCTGCGTCCCTGAGCTCCGGGACAGCATCTTTACTGCTGCGTCCCTGAGCTCCGGGACAGCATCTTTACTGCTGCGTCCCTGAGCTCCGGGACAGCATCTTTACTGCTGCGTCCCTGAGCTCCGGGACAGCATCTTTACTGCTGCGTCCCTGAGCTCCGGGACAGCATCTTTACTGCTGCGTCCCTGAGCTCCGGGACAGCATCTTTACTGCTGCGTCCCTGAGCTCCGGGACAGCATCTTTACTGCTGCGTCCCTGAGCTCCGGGACAGCATCTTTACTGCTGCGTCCCTGAGCTCCGGGACAGCATCTTTACTGCTGCGTCCCTGAGCTCCGGGACAGCATCTTTACTGCTGCGTCCCTGAGCTCCGGGACAGCATCTTTACTGCTGCGTCCCTGAGCTCCGGGACAGCATCTTTACTGCTGCGTCCCTGAGCTCCGGGACAGCATCTTTACTGCTGCGTCCCTGAGCTCCGGGACAGCATCTTTACTGCTGCGTCCCTGAGCTCCGGGACAGCATCTTTACTGCTGCGTCCCTGAGCTCCTGGGACAGCATCTTTACTGCTGCGTCCCTGAGCTCTGGGACAGCATCTTTACTGCTGCGTCCCTGAGCTCTGGGACAGCATCTTTACTGCTGCGTCCCTGAGCTCTGGGACAGCATCTTTACTGCTGCGTCCCTGAGCTCTGGGACAGCATCTTTACTGCTGCGTCCCTGAGCTCTGGGACAGCATCTTTACTGCTGCGTCCCTGAGCTCTGGGACAGCATCTTTACTGCTGCGTCCCTGAGCTCTGGGACAGCATCTTTACTGCTGCGTCCCTGAGCTCTGGGACAGCATCTTTACTGCTGCGTCCCTGAGCTCTGGGACAGTATCTTTACTGCTGCGTCCCTGAGCTCTGGGACAGTATCTTTACTGCTGCGTCCCTGAGCTCTGGGACAGTATCTTTACTGCTGCGTCCCTGAGCTCTGGGTCAGTATCTTTACTGCTGCGTCCCTGAGCTCTGGGACAGTATCTTTACTGCTGCGTCCCTGAGCTCTGGGACAGTATCTTTACTGCTGCGTCCCTGAGCTCTGGGACAGTATCTTTACTGCTGCGTCCCTGAGCTCTGGGACAGTATCTTTACTGCTGCGTCCCTGAGCTCTGGGACAGTATCTTTACTGCTGCGTCCCTGAGCTCTGGGACAGTATCTTTACTGCTGCGTCCCTGAGCTCTGGGTCAATATCTTTGCTGCGGCGTCCCTGAGCTCTGGGACAGTATCTTTGCTGCGGCGTCCCTGAGCTCTGGGATAATCCCATAGTATCCATTCTAATTATAAAACACTCAGGAAGGAGGCTTACAGTTCATGGGTGCAGGTGGAGGGCTTGTCCATGCGGTGGCCCTCCTTCAGCAGCTTGAACAATTCCTCCACAGGAACCCCCGGGTACGGCGAGCCCCCCAGTGTGAAGATCTCCCACAGCAGCACCCCGAAAGACCATCTGCAGAGTCAGATGAACAAACCCGTCAGTCAACACACAGGTCACATGAATCTGACCAACTTCTGCAAATTACAACAAATAGTAAAGGTGCATCTATTCCATACTCACACATCACTTTGGTGCGTGTATATCCGGTCAAATAGAGCTTCTGGGGCCATCCACTTGACTGGCAAACGACCCTGTGGGTTAAATGCTAGTGTAAATTGGCTTATTTACAAAGGAGATGGAATAAGGTAAGGGGAAGCAATTCTCACATGAATTGGAATGGCTGAGGTAGGTAATGTAATAGCAGCACACTCACATTGGTGGTCTTCTTATAGTAATCAATATGGTGGATATCTCTGGCCAGGCCAAAGTCTGCAATCTTCATCACATTGTCCTCAGTCACCAGTACGTTGCGTGCAGCAAGGTCTCTGTGGATACACTGTACAGACACATAAGAACTAGGTCTAGCTGGCCCAGCACATACACTGCAtctttactgtactatactcaaCTGTGCTGATGTACGTAGAGTCGGATCCTGATGTTACCTTCTTAGAGGACAGGTACTCCATGCCGCGGGCCACCTGGTAGGCACAGGACACCAGGTCTTTGATAGACATGTTCTCTATGGGCACCTGGTCAGGATTGTAGCAGTACTCCATGCCTGGTGGACGCCGAGCTCTCAGGTACTCCCGGAGGTTTCCCTTGGAGGCATACTCCACAATAACATAGAGAGGACCTGGGGAGGGCGGGGGAGACAAGCGTCACTCACTATTCAACACCACTAGAGGATGTGGCATTTAGAATAACTTTGTGACATCTGACACAAGACAGACTGATAGGAGCAAAATGGCATTTCAAGCGGTGAGGAAGGATTTCATTGAGGGGTGGAAGGGTCATAGTGAGAGTTAAGCTCTGAATTATAACCAACAGCTGTATCTTTCTCCtaacatgtcacacacacagagacaagagagagaagactaatgGTGTATTCTGGACAGCCATTTTGTGGTCaggggaaaaaaaacattaaaatcaCGGAATTAAGACTCTACAAAATGTAAATAAAGAACAAGAAAAATAATCTATATTATTTTAACACGTGTACTCAAGTGTTTAAACAAAATCTACATCACTATCTATAGTAAATGCATTGACTTGAAAACAGTTTGCCAAAAATGTGAGTTTGTATTTCAAACCAAGCCGGTGGGAATAATCTGTGCAACGCTACCAGATTCCTACTAGAACTTCTCAAGGGACGAGGTGGAACAAAAACCAGCCTTGTGTCGAGGACAGAAAGCTCTGCAATGTTCACAGCAGGGTCAGAACACAGTGCATGGTGCCAGGGCTTGTCAGTGAAGATTTGAAAGATATGGCAACCCTGGCAGCAGCTGTGGTCATCTCAAACTGAAAGCTCGGAAGTTAGGTGTCAGAATCCCTTACTCATAACATTGGACACATTTCTGCATGCTGATCTGAACATGCTGTTAAACAACTGAACAATGCAAGGGTCTCAAAACTAAACATGTTTTCAGCATTTCTGAATCAAAGATTtgaagggaagaagggggggggggtctgtgccaGTGTGAGACCTACCATCCTGGGTACAGGCTCCCAGCAGGTTAATGATGTTCTTGTGCTTCCCAATGATCTTCATCATCTCCATCTCGGAGATCAGATCTGACAGGTCTTTCTCTGTAGCATCAGCTGAGGGGAGGAAATTAATTCCATTTGGTTTTACTCATAAAATTCACTCAATCCTGAAACCTCTATGATTTGCAAATAATAAAGAATTCCCATGTACAGTAAAACAATCCAAGTTTGTAAAAAACGAAGTAGATTATGCTACACAAAATGATttcaaaatacatttacattactacTTAAAAATGTTTCGAAGGCACCACCTATACGCAAAAGGCTACGGACAGACTACTTCCAGAGGGACATTCAGGtagtgggtgggggggggtcagtCTGGAGATAAATAGTTATTTTCCTACATTCCCACCCCCACTCATCACAGTTTTATTAACACAGTCACATATCCCAAGTCAGGGGGTTCTCATACATTTTTACTCTGGTCTCCCATTTACAGCGGCCAGGAGCCCGTAGCAGATGCCTCTTATGTCTGTGCATCATGGCTCTGAGTAAAACTCTCCTCCCATCTTGTAATTATGGTTGTGGCTTTCAAACTCCTTTTAAATAAATAACTTTAAATAACTTCCCAACATGCAGTATAGGAGACCCAGCCATGTGCCCAAATCACAGGTTCGATATGGTTTATGAGGGTGAAAAAACGACTTACATTTGAGCATCTTCACGGCCACTTTGGTGATCCTGTTTGGCTTCTCTTTGTCCATCCCTACAgcctctcccatcaccacctgGCCAAAGCAGCCTTCTCCCAAGGGTTTTCCCAGCACCAGTCTGAGTGGGTCAAAGGGTGAGGAAGAAACAAACAAATTTGAGAGGATTGTGACAGACAGGCAATTTTGCCATTCAAAGGTGTGTTATGTGATGTCTGTATTTGATAGATGTGTTCCAGTCATCTGGGTACCGGTCTCTGGGCAGCTCCCAGCGTGGATCCTGGGGCAACTCGTACTCAGAGACCCCAGACAGCATAGGAGAGCCGCTGGATGAGAGGCGGGAGGGCCGCACCAACATCACCCCGGAGTGGAGGGAGGAGCTAGAGTCCACTGACACCTGGAATACAGAAGCCTGCTGTTACTCTCTCATAGTGGAGCCAGGAAAGGAACAACAGACAGAAAGATGTCCAGTGTAGACAGAAAGTAAAAGTAAACCCCCAAAATGTTACTGAAATAAGTCTGTAGACACAATGTCACAACTAATTGATTCCAGTGGAAGCAGAGAGCAGGATGGAACGAACACCTGCCCTCTACTCACACCAACCTGTGTCAGCCCATGGGCTCTTTGGGGAACCAGAAGCTCAAGGAatgaatgtttttatttattttcacaaTATAATGAACACTTCCATTTGAAAATAATAAGTTAAACAAATTTGAAGATGCCATAAAGATTACACTAAATGGGATGAGAATACTACAAAGAGCAAGAAAAGGTATAAAGATTTCAAACCCCCTATCTACTTTCTGTTACCTGTCTGCGCAGGGGGATGCTTTTAGCCAGCTTGTGGACAGCCAGCTGACTGCTGAAGTCACTCTTCTTGGACGAGCTGCGCATCTTTAAGATGATGGCCACGGCCACCATGACAGCAATGAGGAAGAAGCCCACACAGTAGATCAGCACTTCCAGGTAGGTTTGGTTGGGTGGTGGAGAAGGGGGGACTGCTGGATGAGGGCAACGCGATAGGATAGGTGGCAGGAGGTCAGCCAAATTGCAACTACAGAGGTCCATGCATTCTCAAATACCAATCACACTTTCACCACACACAGGCATGTataacacacacaatcactctGATACATTCACTAAGACCACTTAGCTGACATGTACAGAAAAACAGAGCCCTTGACACCACTGGCACAAAGCGCAGAGCACAAACTCCTATTGTGGCACCATAATCACTTCTTTCAGGCATAGGGTTTCACTCCACATTCTTTTCCAGTGTGACCCGCAGCTATATTCTCAACAGCCAAGTTATCTTGAGTTGGGACAAACCCAAATATATTACACAGAGCCTTTTGCAAACTGATGAGCATTAAACCGGATGTACATTAAAATATACTAactttaatgtatttatttgtgcGCAAAGGCTCTGTTTTTAAGGAGAACATATATCAcacaggcaacaacaaaaaaacatgccATTGAACACCGACACACATTTTAAACATGTTCAATAGTAAGTTTAGTTAAATTATTTGTCTAAAGTAAAATGTCCCATTCTGACTTCCTTAGGGCACATAAAATGGTGGTTCTGCATAAAAACCCAGTTTTAAATGGCTTGTGTGGTGGTTGTTGGTCCAAACAATTTTCATTATGATTTTCTTGTAATTACAAAATTTGACATCGACTCATGATAAGGAGCAAACCACCTAGGTATTGAAGTAGACTAGACACAAAATATAACATTTGTTTAATCAAAAATCTACTTATCTCCAATTCAGAACAGTGTTGTAATATTTTGCCATATAGATTCAAATCATCATATTAGACGTTTCTTTTTTACCTCGCTTTCCAAAAAACACCAGAATGATACCAACACCAGCAACACAAGTGAGCTGCCCTTGTGTCTAGAGGCTGAATGACAAGCAGCTTGATAATTGGACAAATTCCAACCCTGAGGAATGAGCCGTCCACTACAGTGGGCCAATTATCAACGCTAGCCTTAAGAGCAGGCTTTGTCCTCACAGCAGGAAATGACATCAGGGATATATGTCATTTGCAGTGCTTGTCAGAAAACATTAGCCTTACACATAATCAAAATGTAAACACCATATTGAAACCAGAATGGGAGAGACATAGGTTTGAGTAAAACACCAACAGTACTGCCAAACAACCCCTTTTCAATGTGAAACTTCATCTTAAAGCAATAAAGTAGAAGTGCATTGTAAAGTTAATCATTTGAAACAACATGGAAAAATGACAAATAATTTATGAAATTGGCCAAATAATGTTAATTGTAGTAATTCATTTTTATTCTACTTTCCAATATTGAGGGTATAAACACTTGAACTTTACTATTCAAGGGTTGTCAGTTGAGGTCACTTTCTATGGGTCAGATAGGGTGTTTGGCATTCTGTTATTCCATAAAACAGAAGACAGAGGGGAAACATTTCTCAACATGGACCATACTGTCCCATCCAGAAAGGTTGGATGGGCCTGGAACATGGcttacagggtgagggtgaaggtTAGTAGCACAACTTggcctggcttccacacacatttacattgttCACTGAAGTAGGGTCTACAGAGACCATATTCAGAGAAATGTGGAAAGCGGATGACCAGGCcaaaggggaggaggaaggaaaggaggaagtagagatcagaggagagaACCATTGATACCTTTAACAACGGACAACCATGCAGAGTGATGAGATAACCCGATAGAATTGCCCGCCAAGCAGGTATACTCCCCAGCGTCATCAAAAGACACATTCCTCAGTTGGAGGATTTCCATTTCCTTGTCCGTGGTGTTAAGGCCAGCAGTCTAGAAAAGAACAATGGAAGCAGACCCGACAAGAGGCCCAGAGGGAAAAGGGAGGCATGAGTAAAAGATTCTGAAAAGAGGAAAACTTCTGGTAgtggaggggacaggacagagggTGGCTGGGGtgttcatcccccccccccctcagtccAACACCATCCCCCCTACCAAGAGTAAAAATCCACACTGCCATTAGAGGGCGCTGACAGGATCAGCCCTCCAGTCAGTTAGTGGAGGAGCTAGTTAGGTAGAGACCGCACCACAGCACTGAACACCTTCACTGTACCATCACCATTTGAGGAGAAGCAGGGACGGACATCCCATACCCTATAGACTCATCTCTACATGCAAGAGATGAGCTACATGGAAAACCCCTCAGCAGAGCACACTCACTCAAGACCACACACACTTCACCATACAACAAATACACAAGAAATAAAAAAGGAGCTCATGGAAAGATGGAACGGCTGAGTAAGACAGATGAAAAGCAGTGGGGGGAAAAACAAGGCAGTAATAGGAGCATAAGACTTTGAAGGGCGAGGGAGTGAAAGTAATAGCAGTGGATGGTAGGAGAAGCCCTTATTTGGATGGCACAGGAGAGGCATGGGGCAGGGAAGGGAAAGCAGTCCAACATAAACGAAGACTAAACACATTCAACCACTCTGCTGGGAATTTTCCATAGAGTCATTTACAGTCAGGAGCACCGAGgcgggatagagggagggagcgagggaggaaagAAACAGCTGAGGTTGTCCCTAAATAAGTCCCTACATCTCCAGGTGGTCCTAACAGCCCCTGGCTGAGGCTCTCTGTGTGCTCTGCCCCTGGCTGATGCTCTCTGTGTGCTCTGAGCTACTGCTGCTACATGGGGCGGTTACCTTGGGCCTCATGCCTGATGACGGTCAGCCAGGCTGACTGATTGGCCTCGCCTATATAATTGGACACTTTACATATATACTCCCCGCTCTCCTCCTCAGTGACATTGTAGAGGGTCAACACCTGAGTGTCCGAGCTATTAACCCCAGAGTGCTGCAAACAAAAACAAGTCATGTGCAACAAGTCAATGAGGTTGTAACAAACATTTAAATCAGATTGAGGGGTCAAAAAGCAGTCGTCTCTGTTGAATGAGATCACAATCATTTGTTAGTGTGGACTTTCCTCTGTCAAGCATAGAGTTTTACACAACAGGGCACAGGAAACTACCTCTTACATAGAGGGATCATATCCTAGGAGAGGgatactacactgctcaaaaaaataaagggaacacttaaacaacacagtgtaactccaagtcaatcacacttctgtgttaatcaaactgtccactaaggaagcaacactgattgacaataaatttcacatgctgttgtgcaaatggaatagacaacaggtggaaattataggcaattagcaagacacccccaataaaggagtggttctgcaggtggtgaccacagaccatttctcagttcctatgcttcctggccgatgttttggtcacttttgaaagctggtggtgctttcactctagtggtagtctacaacccacacaagtggctcaggtagtgcagctcatccaggatggcacatcaatgcgagctgtggcaagaaggtttgctgtgtctgtcagcgtagtgtccagagcatggaggcgctaccaggagacagg containing:
- the LOC124034343 gene encoding fibroblast growth factor receptor 1-A-like isoform X5 translates to MGSTHVYETANWRSRGWSRLTRACTPASPLATTAPTSLSMSQLISWRPLKMKKRRMSLPQRRQSCLAVKSFCQWPLSGLSQRRWKKSCMLSQPVRLSSSAARPVGTLPQHSSGSRTARSSRGISASGGFKVREHMWTIIMESVVPSDKGNYTCVVENQHGSINHTYQLDVVERSPHRPILQAGLPANNTAVVGSDVEFECKVFSDPQPHIQWLKHIEVNGSRVGPDGLPYVRVLKHSGVNSSDTQVLTLYNVTEEESGEYICKVSNYIGEANQSAWLTVIRHEAQAVPPSPPPNQTYLEVLIYCVGFFLIAVMVAVAIILKMRSSSKKSDFSSQLAVHKLAKSIPLRRQVTVSVDSSSSLHSGVMLVRPSRLSSSGSPMLSGVSEYELPQDPRWELPRDRLVLGKPLGEGCFGQVVMGEAVGMDKEKPNRITKVAVKMLKSDATEKDLSDLISEMEMMKIIGKHKNIINLLGACTQDGPLYVIVEYASKGNLREYLRARRPPGMEYCYNPDQVPIENMSIKDLVSCAYQVARGMEYLSSKKCIHRDLAARNVLVTEDNVMKIADFGLARDIHHIDYYKKTTNGRLPVKWMAPEALFDRIYTHQSDVWSFGVLLWEIFTLGGSPYPGVPVEELFKLLKEGHRMDKPSTCTHELYMMMRDCWHAVPSHRPTFKQLVEDLDRTLAMTSNQEYLELSVPLDQYSPSYPDTRSSTCSSGEDSVFSHDAGAEEPCLPKFPPHSNGVAIKKR
- the LOC124034343 gene encoding fibroblast growth factor receptor 1-A-like isoform X8: MLFKQPGKKLAKPKCHHFIFLYALSVSTGKHAFGTVNASVLMPQWSGWSSSHRVINSCSAPHRMLAVQSMLVVLAFLAQILPSQARPAIPDEVVSAPPVKIQAELYTLYPGDRLELKCSTESVNWTKDDTLVVDGEHTRLRDGQLEIEGVEPADSGLYTCFAFGNHSSYFSVNVTVDILASSEDEEEEDESSSEEAKLSSSQKLLPMAPQWAQPEKMEKKLHAVPASKTVKFRCQASGNPTPTLKWFKNGKEFKRDQRIGGLQVREHMWTIIMESVVPSDKGNYTCVVENQHGSINHTYQLDVVERSPHRPILQAGLPANNTAVVGSDVEFECKVFSDPQPHIQWLKHIEVNGSRVGPDGLPYVRVLKTAGLNTTDKEMEILQLRNVSFDDAGEYTCLAGNSIGLSHHSAWLSVVKAVPPSPPPNQTYLEVLIYCVGFFLIAVMVAVAIILKMRSSSKKSDFSSQLAVHKLAKSIPLRRQVSVDSSSSLHSGVMLVRPSRLSSSGSPMLSGVSEYELPQDPRWELPRDRLVLGKPLGEGCFGQVVMGEAVGMDKEKPNRITKVAVKMLKSDATEKDLSDLISEMEMMKIIGKHKNIINLLGACTQDGPLYVIVEYASKGNLREYLRARRPPGMEYCYNPDQVPIENMSIKDLVSCAYQVARGMEYLSSKKCIHRDLAARNVLVTEDNVMKIADFGLARDIHHIDYYKKTTNGRLPVKWMAPEALFDRIYTHQSDVWSFGVLLWEIFTLGGSPYPGVPVEELFKLLKEGHRMDKPSTCTHELYMMMRDCWHAVPSHRPTFKQLVEDLDRTLAMTSNQEYLELSVPLDQYSPSYPDTRSSTCSSGEDSVFSHDAGAEEPCLPKFPPHSNGVAIKKR